A genomic region of Mycolicibacterium poriferae contains the following coding sequences:
- a CDS encoding ATP-dependent helicase has translation MSPHYSPAELADALGLFAPTEEQAAVIAAPPGPLVVIAGAGAGKTETMAARVVWLVANGYARPGEVLGLTFTRKAAGQLLRRVRARLARLAGAGLVIPGALDGPGMAADPVTVGTYHAFAGTLLREYGLLLPVEQDTRLLGDTELWQLAYRVVCEHPRALDTDKSPASVTAMVLKLAGQLSEHLVDTDQLRDTHGELERLVHTLPAGRYQRDRGPSQWLLRMLATQTERTALVPLIDELHRRMREHRVIDFGMQMASAAQLASRFPQVGEQLRQRYRVVLLDEYQDTGHSQRVALSALFGGGADDGLALTAVGDPIQSIYGWRGASATNLPRFTTDFPQADGSPAPTLELRTSWRNPPEVLHLANEVSGEARRRSVAVRSLQPRPDAASGTVRAALLSDIVAEREWLADEMARLHRAAVEDTGTAPTAAVLVRRNADAAPMAEALSRRGLAVEVVGLAGLLGISEVADVVAMLRLAADPAAGAAAMRVLAGPRWRLGARDIAALWRRALELDRGTGRPSGAEPEDIVAQLSSDADAACLGEAICDPGQPAAYSAEGHARIIALGRELTALRAHLDWALPDLVAEIRRVLGVDAEARAARPVSAGWSGTEHLDVFADVVADFAARPGATVAGLLAFLDTAQEVENGLAPAEVASAGDRVQILTVHAAKGLEWQIVAVPHLSARVFPSTASPRTWLTDAADLPPLLRGDCATVSEHGVPVLDTTDVNDRKALSDKIADHKSSLDQRRTDEERRLLYVAITRAERTLLLSGHHWGATESKPRGPSAFLCELKEIIDAAAQQGSPCGTVAVWADAPAEGEANPLRDQVVEAVWPVDPAAGHRGGVVQGAALVSQAMTRDATVEADDPHGWAADVDALLAERDHTATPVAPTLPPQLSVSAMVELGREPDAAAQRLNRRLPRRPDPHAALGTAFHEWVQRYFQAEKLFDLDDLPGAVDADRQDRGELEELQSAFAVSPWAARTPIEVEVPFDMVIGETVVRGRIDAVFADPDGGVTVVDWKTGEPPSTPEELQRNAVQLAVYRLAWAGLHGCDVASVRAAFHYVRTGRTVTPDVLPDSDELAALLDRASGDTAA, from the coding sequence ATGAGCCCGCACTACAGTCCCGCTGAGCTCGCTGACGCACTGGGGCTTTTCGCCCCGACCGAGGAGCAGGCCGCGGTCATCGCCGCTCCGCCGGGCCCGCTGGTGGTGATCGCCGGTGCCGGCGCAGGCAAGACCGAGACGATGGCCGCGCGGGTGGTCTGGTTGGTGGCCAACGGGTACGCCCGCCCCGGCGAGGTGTTGGGGCTGACGTTCACCCGCAAGGCCGCCGGGCAGCTGCTGCGCCGGGTGCGCGCCAGGCTGGCCCGCCTCGCCGGTGCGGGCCTGGTGATCCCGGGTGCCCTCGACGGGCCCGGCATGGCCGCCGATCCCGTCACCGTCGGCACCTACCATGCGTTCGCCGGCACGCTGCTGCGCGAGTACGGCCTGCTGCTGCCGGTCGAGCAGGACACCCGGTTGCTCGGCGACACGGAATTGTGGCAGCTGGCCTACCGGGTGGTCTGTGAGCATCCGCGGGCGCTCGACACCGACAAGTCTCCGGCGTCGGTGACCGCAATGGTGCTCAAACTCGCCGGGCAGCTCTCCGAGCATCTGGTGGACACCGATCAACTCCGCGACACCCATGGGGAGCTCGAGCGGCTGGTGCACACGTTGCCCGCGGGTCGTTATCAGCGGGACCGCGGTCCCAGCCAGTGGCTGTTGCGGATGCTGGCCACGCAGACCGAACGCACCGCGCTCGTCCCGCTCATCGACGAACTGCATCGCCGGATGCGCGAGCACCGTGTCATCGACTTCGGCATGCAGATGGCCTCCGCCGCGCAGCTGGCGTCGCGCTTCCCGCAGGTGGGGGAACAGCTGCGACAGCGTTATCGCGTGGTGCTGCTCGACGAATACCAGGACACCGGGCACTCGCAACGGGTGGCGCTGTCGGCGTTGTTCGGCGGGGGAGCCGACGACGGCTTGGCCCTGACCGCCGTCGGTGACCCGATCCAGTCCATCTACGGGTGGCGTGGGGCTTCGGCGACCAACCTGCCCCGGTTCACCACCGATTTCCCGCAGGCGGACGGGTCACCCGCGCCGACCCTGGAATTGCGCACCAGTTGGCGTAACCCACCCGAAGTGCTGCATCTGGCCAACGAGGTGTCCGGTGAGGCGCGCCGCCGTTCGGTCGCGGTGCGGTCACTGCAGCCGCGCCCCGACGCCGCATCCGGCACGGTGCGCGCAGCGCTGTTGTCCGACATCGTCGCCGAGCGCGAATGGCTGGCCGACGAGATGGCCCGACTGCACCGCGCCGCCGTCGAGGACACCGGTACCGCACCCACCGCTGCGGTTCTGGTGCGCCGCAACGCCGACGCCGCACCCATGGCCGAGGCCCTGAGCCGGCGGGGGCTGGCCGTCGAGGTGGTCGGCTTGGCCGGGCTGTTGGGAATATCCGAGGTCGCCGACGTGGTCGCGATGCTGCGGTTGGCCGCCGACCCGGCGGCCGGAGCGGCCGCGATGCGGGTCCTCGCCGGCCCCCGGTGGCGGCTGGGCGCCCGCGACATCGCCGCACTGTGGCGCCGGGCTCTCGAGCTCGACCGCGGCACCGGACGACCGAGTGGGGCCGAACCGGAGGACATCGTCGCGCAACTGAGCTCCGACGCCGACGCGGCCTGCCTCGGTGAGGCGATCTGCGATCCCGGACAGCCGGCGGCGTACTCCGCCGAAGGGCACGCCAGGATCATCGCGCTGGGCCGCGAGCTGACCGCGCTGCGCGCTCACCTCGACTGGGCGCTGCCGGACCTGGTCGCAGAGATTCGCAGGGTGCTCGGCGTGGACGCCGAGGCGCGGGCGGCCCGCCCGGTCTCGGCGGGCTGGTCGGGCACCGAGCACCTCGACGTGTTCGCCGACGTTGTCGCCGATTTCGCGGCGCGGCCCGGTGCCACGGTGGCGGGCCTGCTCGCCTTCCTCGACACCGCCCAGGAGGTGGAGAACGGTCTGGCCCCGGCCGAGGTCGCCAGTGCCGGCGACCGCGTGCAGATCTTGACGGTGCACGCGGCCAAGGGACTGGAGTGGCAGATCGTCGCCGTGCCGCACCTCAGTGCACGGGTGTTCCCGTCGACGGCGTCACCGCGAACCTGGCTGACCGATGCCGCCGACCTGCCGCCACTGCTGCGCGGGGACTGTGCGACGGTGTCCGAGCACGGCGTGCCCGTGCTGGACACCACCGATGTCAACGATCGAAAAGCGCTGTCGGACAAGATCGCCGATCACAAAAGCAGCCTGGATCAGCGGCGCACCGACGAGGAGCGCAGGCTGCTGTACGTTGCGATCACCCGGGCCGAACGCACGCTGCTGCTCTCCGGTCACCACTGGGGCGCCACCGAATCCAAACCCCGCGGCCCGTCGGCCTTCCTGTGTGAGCTCAAGGAGATCATCGACGCCGCGGCGCAGCAGGGCAGCCCGTGCGGCACCGTCGCGGTCTGGGCCGACGCTCCCGCCGAGGGCGAGGCCAATCCGTTGCGCGACCAGGTGGTCGAGGCGGTGTGGCCGGTCGACCCGGCGGCAGGTCACCGCGGCGGTGTCGTCCAGGGCGCGGCGCTGGTGTCGCAGGCGATGACGCGCGACGCGACCGTCGAGGCGGACGACCCGCACGGGTGGGCCGCCGACGTCGATGCGCTTCTCGCCGAACGCGACCACACCGCAACCCCGGTCGCCCCGACACTGCCCCCGCAGTTGTCGGTCAGCGCGATGGTCGAACTGGGACGTGAACCCGACGCCGCGGCACAACGCCTCAATCGGCGTCTGCCGCGCCGCCCGGACCCTCACGCCGCGCTGGGCACGGCGTTCCACGAATGGGTGCAACGCTACTTCCAGGCCGAGAAGCTCTTCGACCTCGACGACCTGCCCGGCGCGGTGGATGCCGACCGGCAGGACCGCGGTGAACTCGAGGAACTGCAATCCGCGTTCGCGGTATCGCCGTGGGCCGCGCGCACCCCGATCGAGGTCGAGGTGCCCTTCGACATGGTCATCGGCGAGACCGTGGTGCGCGGCCGCATCGACGCGGTGTTCGCCGACCCCGACGGTGGGGTGACGGTGGTGGACTGGAAGACCGGGGAACCGCCGTCAACACCGGAAGAACTGCAGCGCAACGCCGTTCAGCTCGCCGTGTATCGACTGGCATGGGCCGGCCTGCACGGCTGCGACGTGGCGTCGGTGCGTGCGGCGTTCCACTATGTGCGCACCGGGCGCACCGTCACGCCAGACGTGTTGCCGGATTCCGACGAACTTGCGGCGCTGCTGGACCGCGCCTCCGGCGACACCGCCGCGTGA
- a CDS encoding DoxX family protein — MTLHASAPQQAPTRVYRMAAMLLGIGSLHFVAPKPFDSIVPAELPGSPRFYTYASGVAEVGIGAALLAPKTRRLAALAAVALYISVFPANVNMVRLWFQDPSKSLPMRIVAIARLPFQVPMILEALKVYRAS, encoded by the coding sequence ATGACCCTCCACGCATCCGCACCGCAGCAGGCCCCTACCCGCGTCTACCGGATGGCGGCGATGCTGCTCGGTATCGGGTCACTGCACTTCGTCGCACCCAAGCCGTTCGACTCGATCGTCCCGGCGGAGTTGCCGGGCAGCCCGCGGTTCTACACGTACGCCTCCGGGGTCGCCGAGGTCGGTATCGGCGCCGCGCTGCTGGCGCCGAAGACGCGTCGACTGGCGGCACTGGCTGCGGTCGCGCTGTACATCTCGGTGTTCCCGGCCAACGTCAACATGGTGCGCCTGTGGTTCCAGGATCCGAGCAAGTCGCTGCCGATGCGGATCGTCGCGATCGCACGGTTGCCGTTCCAGGTGCCGATGATCCTGGAGGCGCTCAAGGTCTACCGGGCCTCCTGA
- a CDS encoding potassium channel family protein: MAKGRLRRRLSRFDQSLTDLPVHALTDRVQIPQDLPSPWVRITKRIVIALAVLCAVVLIVYIDRDGYRDVQEDGLSLLDCFYYATVSLSTTGYGDITPYTETARLVNVLIITPLRVAFLIVLIGTTVETLTTESRQAFKIQQWRNKLRNHTVVIGYGTKGRTAVAAMIGDEVAPADIVVVDENPAALERAKTAGLVTVRGSATDSEVLRLASAQHAKSIIVATNRDDTAVLVTLTARELAPKAKIIAAVREAENQHLLEQSGADSTVVTSETAGRLLGIAVQTPSVVEMMEDLLTPNAGFAIAEREVTPKETGGSPRHLHDLVLGVVRANKLIRVDDPEVDALELGDRLLYIRSADAER, from the coding sequence GTGGCTAAGGGACGTCTACGCCGACGACTGAGTCGGTTCGACCAGTCGTTGACCGATCTCCCGGTCCACGCCCTGACCGACCGGGTGCAGATCCCGCAGGATCTCCCCAGCCCGTGGGTGCGGATCACCAAGCGCATCGTCATCGCGCTGGCCGTGTTGTGTGCGGTGGTGCTGATCGTCTACATCGACCGCGACGGCTACCGCGACGTCCAGGAAGACGGGCTGTCGCTGCTGGACTGCTTCTACTACGCCACGGTGTCGCTGTCGACGACCGGATACGGCGACATCACGCCGTACACCGAGACCGCTCGGCTGGTCAACGTCCTGATCATCACGCCGTTGCGGGTGGCGTTCCTGATCGTGCTGATCGGTACCACGGTCGAAACGCTGACCACCGAGTCGCGGCAGGCGTTCAAGATCCAGCAGTGGAGGAACAAATTGCGTAACCACACCGTGGTGATCGGATACGGCACCAAGGGCCGCACCGCCGTGGCCGCGATGATCGGCGACGAGGTCGCCCCCGCCGACATCGTCGTCGTCGACGAGAACCCGGCCGCGCTGGAGCGCGCCAAGACCGCGGGCCTGGTCACCGTGCGCGGCAGCGCCACCGACTCCGAGGTGCTGCGCCTGGCCAGCGCGCAGCACGCGAAGTCGATCATCGTCGCCACCAATCGCGACGACACCGCGGTGCTCGTCACCCTCACCGCGCGCGAGCTCGCCCCGAAAGCGAAGATCATCGCCGCGGTGCGCGAGGCCGAGAACCAGCATCTGCTCGAGCAGTCCGGCGCCGACTCGACGGTGGTGACCTCCGAGACCGCCGGGCGCCTGCTCGGCATAGCGGTGCAGACCCCCAGTGTCGTGGAGATGATGGAGGATCTGCTCACGCCCAACGCCGGGTTCGCGATCGCCGAACGCGAGGTGACGCCCAAGGAGACGGGTGGCTCGCCACGCCACCTGCACGACCTCGTGCTCGGCGTGGTGCGCGCCAACAAGCTGATCCGCGTCGACGATCCCGAGGTCGACGCGCTGGAACTGGGCGACCGACTGCTCTACATCCGCTCGGCAGACGCCGAGCGATGA
- the nudC gene encoding NAD(+) diphosphatase: MSFRLRNVPLLSRVGADRADALRTDIDAAVAGWPDALLLRVDRRNQVLISGGQAVLNDARDAGDAPPQDAVFLGRLADGRHVWGIRSDLQPPEDAPVEVLDLRRTGDVFDDVSAQLVATATALLNWHDSARFSPVDGSPTTPVKAGWGRINPVTGREEFPRIDPAVICLVHDGHDRAVLARQTLWPERLFSILAGFVEAGESFESCVVREIAEEIGLTVTDVEYLGSQPWPFPRSLMVGFHAVGDPEQEFSFNDGEIAEAGWFTRAEIRDALDRGDWGSGGGDSRLLLPGSISIAREIIESWAAQD; the protein is encoded by the coding sequence ATGAGCTTCCGGCTGCGCAACGTTCCGCTGCTTTCCCGGGTCGGTGCCGACCGCGCCGACGCGCTGCGCACCGACATCGACGCCGCCGTGGCCGGCTGGCCCGATGCGCTGTTGCTGCGGGTGGATCGCCGCAACCAGGTGCTGATCTCCGGCGGACAGGCGGTGCTCAACGATGCCCGCGACGCCGGTGACGCGCCCCCGCAAGACGCGGTGTTCCTCGGTCGCCTCGCCGACGGCCGGCACGTGTGGGGGATCCGTTCCGACCTGCAGCCGCCGGAGGACGCACCGGTCGAGGTGCTGGATCTACGCCGCACCGGCGACGTGTTCGACGACGTCAGCGCCCAACTCGTCGCGACCGCCACGGCGCTGCTGAACTGGCATGACAGTGCCCGCTTCAGTCCCGTCGACGGAAGCCCGACCACGCCCGTTAAGGCCGGCTGGGGACGGATCAACCCGGTGACCGGTCGCGAGGAGTTCCCCCGCATCGACCCGGCGGTGATCTGCCTGGTGCATGACGGCCACGACCGTGCCGTGCTGGCCCGGCAGACCCTGTGGCCGGAGCGGCTGTTCTCGATCCTCGCTGGATTCGTCGAAGCGGGGGAGTCGTTCGAGTCCTGTGTGGTGCGCGAGATCGCCGAGGAGATCGGGCTGACCGTCACCGACGTCGAGTATCTCGGCAGTCAGCCGTGGCCGTTCCCGCGATCACTGATGGTGGGCTTCCACGCGGTGGGAGATCCGGAGCAGGAATTCTCCTTCAACGACGGCGAGATCGCCGAGGCCGGCTGGTTCACCCGTGCCGAGATCCGCGACGCGCTGGACCGCGGGGACTGGGGATCCGGCGGCGGTGACTCACGTCTGCTGCTGCCGGGTTCCATCTCGATCGCCCGCGAGATCATCGAGTCCTGGGCCGCCCAGGACTGA
- the mrx1 gene encoding mycoredoxin Mrx1: MSTNDAATVTMYTTSWCGYCFRLKKILKNEGITYTEVDIEFDPAAAEFVASVNGGNQTVPTLKFADGSTLTNPSGAQVKAKLAG, encoded by the coding sequence ATGAGCACCAACGATGCCGCCACAGTCACGATGTACACCACCTCGTGGTGTGGCTACTGCTTCCGCCTGAAGAAGATCCTCAAGAACGAGGGCATCACCTACACCGAGGTCGACATCGAATTCGACCCGGCCGCGGCCGAGTTCGTGGCGTCGGTCAACGGCGGCAACCAGACGGTGCCGACCCTGAAGTTCGCCGACGGGTCCACCCTGACCAACCCCAGCGGTGCGCAGGTCAAAGCCAAGCTCGCCGGCTGA
- a CDS encoding ATP-dependent DNA helicase UvrD2 — translation MMVAMSPTASRDLLLGDLDEEQREAVLAPRGPVCVLAGAGTGKTRTITRRIAHLVTAGHVAPGQVLAVTFTQRAAGEMRARLRALTTDAGTAPTESVQAMTFHAAARRQLAYFWPRVVGSTDWQLLDSKFAIVAQAANRSGLPTGTDNVRDLAGEIEWAKASLITPEGYPDAVAENGRDIPFDAAKTAAAYAGYEALKSRSADLMLLDFDDLLLHTAAAIENDAAVAQEFRDRYRCFVVDEYQDVTPLQQRVLSAWLGGRDDLTVVGDANQTIYSFTGASPRYLLDFSRRFPDAAVVRLERDYRSTPQVVSLANRVIAAARGRMAGSKLHLVGQRPPGPNPTFQEHPDEAAEAAAVARSIKGLIESGTPASEIAVLYRINAQSEVYEEALTEAGVAFQVRGGEGFFSRQEIRQALLALHRVAERGTDTDATVPEVVRATLEPLGLTAEAPTGTQARERWEALVALAELVDDEVAQRPRLDLPSLLAELRQRADARHPPTVQGVTLASLHAAKGLEWDAVFLVGLADGTLPISHALSHGPDSEPVEEERRLLYVGITRARVHLTLSWALARNPGGRQGRRPSRFLNGIAPQSQRDDGPSRARKPRGPAPRCRICNEPLTSPPAIMLRRCESCPSDIDEHLLAELKDWRLRISKETSVPAYVVFTDNTLIAIAESMPTDDAALVAIPGIGARKLEQFGPDVLAMVKSRQSS, via the coding sequence ATGATGGTCGCCATGTCCCCGACAGCCTCGCGTGATCTGCTGCTCGGCGACCTGGACGAGGAGCAGCGCGAGGCCGTGCTCGCCCCGCGCGGTCCGGTGTGCGTGCTCGCCGGCGCCGGCACGGGCAAGACCCGAACCATCACCCGCCGCATCGCTCATCTGGTGACCGCCGGGCACGTCGCGCCCGGCCAGGTGTTGGCGGTGACGTTCACCCAGCGCGCGGCCGGCGAGATGCGCGCGCGGCTGCGTGCGCTGACCACCGACGCGGGCACCGCGCCCACCGAGTCGGTGCAGGCGATGACGTTCCACGCCGCCGCACGCCGTCAGCTGGCCTACTTCTGGCCGCGCGTGGTGGGCAGCACCGACTGGCAGCTACTGGATTCCAAGTTCGCGATTGTCGCCCAGGCCGCCAACCGTTCCGGGCTGCCGACAGGCACCGACAACGTGCGGGACCTGGCCGGTGAGATCGAATGGGCGAAGGCGTCGCTGATCACGCCCGAGGGGTATCCCGACGCGGTCGCCGAGAACGGCCGCGACATCCCGTTCGATGCTGCCAAGACCGCTGCCGCCTACGCCGGATACGAGGCGCTCAAGTCACGCAGTGCGGACCTCATGCTCCTCGACTTCGACGACCTGCTGCTGCACACCGCGGCCGCGATCGAGAACGACGCGGCGGTCGCCCAGGAGTTCCGCGACCGTTACCGCTGCTTCGTCGTCGACGAGTACCAGGACGTCACCCCGCTGCAGCAGCGGGTGCTGTCGGCCTGGCTGGGCGGCCGCGACGACCTGACGGTGGTCGGTGACGCCAACCAGACGATCTATTCCTTCACCGGTGCCTCCCCGCGCTACCTGCTGGACTTCTCCCGGCGCTTCCCCGACGCCGCGGTGGTGCGCCTGGAGCGCGACTACCGCTCCACCCCCCAGGTGGTGTCGCTGGCCAACCGGGTGATCGCCGCCGCCCGTGGCCGGATGGCGGGCAGCAAGCTGCACCTGGTGGGTCAGCGCCCGCCCGGCCCGAACCCGACCTTCCAGGAGCACCCCGACGAGGCGGCTGAAGCGGCCGCGGTGGCCCGCTCGATCAAGGGGCTCATCGAGTCCGGCACACCAGCCTCGGAGATCGCGGTGCTGTACCGCATCAACGCCCAGTCCGAGGTATACGAGGAGGCGTTGACCGAGGCCGGGGTGGCGTTCCAGGTTCGCGGCGGTGAGGGCTTCTTCAGCCGGCAGGAGATTCGTCAGGCCCTACTCGCGCTGCACCGCGTCGCCGAGCGCGGCACCGACACCGACGCCACGGTGCCCGAGGTCGTGCGCGCGACACTGGAACCGCTCGGTCTGACCGCCGAGGCGCCGACGGGTACCCAGGCGCGCGAGCGGTGGGAGGCCTTGGTCGCGCTGGCCGAACTCGTCGACGACGAAGTGGCCCAACGCCCGCGGCTGGATCTGCCGAGCCTGCTCGCCGAGCTGCGCCAACGCGCCGACGCGCGCCACCCCCCGACGGTGCAGGGCGTCACCCTGGCCTCGCTGCACGCCGCCAAGGGACTGGAGTGGGACGCGGTGTTCCTGGTCGGGCTGGCCGACGGCACGCTGCCGATCTCCCATGCGTTGTCCCACGGCCCCGACAGCGAGCCGGTGGAGGAGGAGCGGCGCCTGCTGTACGTCGGAATCACCAGAGCGCGGGTGCATTTGACGCTCAGCTGGGCGCTGGCCCGTAACCCCGGCGGTCGGCAGGGGCGACGCCCGTCGCGCTTCCTCAACGGCATCGCCCCGCAGTCACAGCGTGACGACGGCCCGAGCCGCGCCCGCAAGCCGCGCGGGCCGGCGCCGCGCTGCCGCATCTGCAACGAACCGCTGACCTCGCCGCCGGCGATCATGTTGCGCCGCTGTGAGAGCTGCCCGTCCGACATCGACGAGCACCTGCTCGCCGAACTGAAGGACTGGCGGTTGCGGATCAGCAAGGAGACGAGCGTGCCCGCCTACGTGGTGTTCACCGACAACACGCTGATCGCGATCGCCGAGTCGATGCCCACCGACGACGCCGCGCTGGTGGCCATTCCGGGAATCGGCGCGCGCAAGCTCGAGCAGTTCGGTCCCGATGTGCTGGCGATGGTCAAAAGCCGCCAATCTTCGTAG
- a CDS encoding WhiB family transcriptional regulator, with translation MSATTCGTTTLAVPCHVEDPDLWFAEDPRDLERAKELCAQCPLRRECLTAALERQEPWGVWGGEILDRGAIIARKRPRGRPRKDAKDPVAA, from the coding sequence ATGTCTGCGACGACATGCGGGACAACCACACTGGCGGTGCCGTGTCATGTCGAGGATCCCGATCTGTGGTTCGCCGAGGACCCCCGCGATCTCGAACGCGCCAAAGAATTGTGCGCCCAGTGCCCGCTGCGCCGGGAGTGCCTGACCGCCGCGCTGGAGCGGCAGGAGCCGTGGGGCGTGTGGGGCGGCGAGATCCTCGACCGCGGCGCGATCATCGCCCGCAAGCGCCCACGTGGCCGCCCCCGCAAGGACGCCAAAGACCCTGTCGCCGCGTGA
- a CDS encoding macrolide-binding ATPase MABP-1, whose product MDDGVVSDIKRGRAARNAKLASLPVGMAGRAAMGFGKRLTGKSKDEVNAELMDKAAQQLFTVLGELKGGAMKVGQALSVMEAAIPEQYGKPYREALTKLQREAPPMPAAKVHRVLDAQLGTKWRDRFASFDDKSVASASIGQVHKAVWADGREVAVKIQYPGADEALRADLKTMQRMVGVLKQLSPGADVQGVVDELIERTEMELDYRLEADNQRAFAKAYEGDPHFVVPHIVASAPKVVIQEWIEGIPLSHIIRDGTQEQRDLMATRLFEFSDDAPRRLGMVHGDAHPGNFMLLPGDKMGIIDFGAVAPMPGGWPVELGQMLRYAVDKNYDKLLPTMQKAGFIQKGQQVSTREIDDMLKQYVEPLQVPVFHYQRSWLQKMTTLELDRAAGQIKAARQMDIPPKLAIPMRVIASIVAISCQLDAHVPTRRIAEEMVPGFSDPDNA is encoded by the coding sequence GTGGATGATGGTGTGGTGAGCGACATCAAGCGTGGGCGCGCTGCGCGGAACGCCAAACTGGCCTCGCTACCGGTCGGCATGGCCGGGCGGGCCGCCATGGGCTTCGGGAAGCGTTTGACCGGAAAGTCGAAGGACGAGGTCAACGCCGAACTGATGGACAAGGCCGCCCAGCAGTTGTTCACCGTCCTGGGCGAGCTCAAGGGCGGCGCGATGAAGGTCGGCCAGGCCCTGTCGGTCATGGAAGCCGCCATCCCCGAGCAGTACGGCAAGCCCTACCGCGAGGCGCTGACGAAGCTGCAGCGGGAAGCGCCGCCGATGCCCGCCGCCAAGGTCCACCGCGTCCTCGACGCCCAGCTGGGCACCAAGTGGCGGGACCGGTTCGCGTCGTTCGACGACAAGTCGGTTGCCTCGGCCAGCATCGGCCAGGTGCACAAGGCGGTGTGGGCCGACGGCCGCGAGGTCGCGGTCAAGATCCAGTACCCCGGCGCCGACGAGGCGCTGCGCGCCGACCTGAAGACGATGCAGCGCATGGTCGGTGTGCTCAAGCAGCTCTCGCCGGGCGCCGATGTGCAGGGCGTCGTCGACGAGCTCATCGAGCGCACCGAGATGGAACTGGACTACCGGCTCGAGGCCGACAATCAGCGCGCGTTCGCCAAAGCCTATGAAGGCGATCCGCATTTCGTGGTGCCGCACATCGTGGCCAGCGCCCCGAAGGTCGTCATCCAGGAATGGATCGAGGGCATTCCGCTGTCGCACATCATCCGCGACGGCACCCAGGAGCAGCGGGACCTGATGGCGACGCGGCTGTTCGAGTTCAGCGACGACGCACCGCGCCGGCTGGGGATGGTGCACGGTGACGCGCACCCCGGCAACTTCATGCTGCTGCCCGGCGACAAGATGGGAATCATCGACTTCGGCGCGGTGGCGCCGATGCCGGGCGGCTGGCCCGTCGAGCTGGGCCAGATGCTGCGCTACGCGGTGGACAAGAACTACGACAAGCTGCTGCCCACCATGCAGAAGGCCGGCTTCATCCAGAAGGGCCAGCAGGTCTCCACCCGCGAGATCGACGACATGCTCAAGCAGTACGTCGAGCCGCTGCAGGTCCCGGTGTTCCACTACCAGCGCTCCTGGCTGCAGAAGATGACCACGCTCGAACTCGACCGCGCCGCCGGGCAGATCAAGGCGGCACGTCAGATGGACATCCCGCCGAAGCTGGCGATCCCGATGCGGGTGATCGCGTCGATCGTCGCGATCTCCTGCCAACTCGACGCGCACGTGCCGACGCGTCGGATCGCCGAGGAGATGGTGCCGGGGTTCAGCGATCCTGACAACGCCTGA
- a CDS encoding cyclodehydratase, with the protein MTRYALNPATPVLSRPDGTVQVGWDPRRAVVVHPPPGLSAAVADLLRALQGAATVPDLLALGAGADAEVVAGLVSHLIGAGLVTAVSPDPRSAAVRVHGDGPLADLLISALRCTGTRVSHTMRTHASTTADLAVLTDYLVADPRVVRKLHDAGVAHLPVRVRDGTGLVGPLVIPGVTSCLRCADLHRSARDPAWPAIATQLCRTVGAADRATILGTAALALREIRHVLRVDAGAGAPPASLNTTLEFDVDAGVLAARRWARHPECSC; encoded by the coding sequence GTGACGCGATACGCGCTGAACCCGGCCACCCCCGTCCTGTCCCGCCCCGACGGCACGGTGCAGGTGGGCTGGGATCCGCGGCGCGCCGTGGTCGTGCACCCGCCGCCGGGCCTGTCCGCCGCCGTCGCTGACCTGCTTCGCGCCCTGCAGGGCGCCGCCACGGTGCCCGACCTGCTGGCGCTGGGCGCCGGTGCCGATGCCGAGGTGGTGGCCGGGCTGGTGAGCCATCTGATCGGCGCCGGCCTGGTCACCGCGGTCTCGCCGGACCCCCGCTCGGCGGCGGTCCGGGTGCACGGCGACGGGCCCCTGGCCGATTTGCTGATCTCGGCGCTGCGCTGCACCGGCACCCGGGTCAGCCACACCATGCGCACCCACGCCTCCACCACCGCGGACCTGGCGGTGCTCACTGACTATCTGGTGGCCGATCCCCGGGTCGTGCGGAAACTGCACGACGCCGGCGTGGCGCACCTGCCGGTGCGGGTGCGCGACGGCACCGGGTTGGTGGGGCCGCTGGTCATCCCGGGGGTGACGAGCTGCCTGCGCTGCGCCGACCTGCACCGCAGCGCTCGCGATCCGGCGTGGCCGGCGATCGCGACCCAGCTGTGCCGGACCGTGGGGGCCGCCGACCGGGCGACGATCCTGGGGACGGCGGCGTTGGCACTGCGTGAGATCCGCCACGTGCTGCGGGTCGACGCCGGAGCCGGCGCACCGCCGGCGTCGTTGAACACCACGCTGGAATTCGACGTCGACGCCGGTGTCCTGGCGGCGCGTCGGTGGGCGCGCCACCCGGAGTGCTCATGCTGA